The Streptomyces europaeiscabiei genome window below encodes:
- a CDS encoding helix-turn-helix domain-containing protein, which produces MSIGNSPDGNFPEDERPFEDDRDERMAERPSIGRALQQARIAAGLTVDDVSNATRVRIAIVHAIEQDDFTPCGGDVYARGHLRTLARAVRTDPVPLLEQYDEAHGGRPAPTPAAPMFEAERIRPERRGPNWTAAMVAAIVAVIGFVGFTAFDRGDDGDATQVAEGSTPTTSKPASPTPKADKPDADPKPDPTDSAIAAAPRDKVTVRVSASDGRSWISAKDHNGRFLWDGLLKQGESKTFQDGSKIDLVLGDAGAVQLYVNGKKIEDDFQPGQVERLTYTKGDPEVG; this is translated from the coding sequence GTGTCCATCGGCAACTCCCCTGACGGCAACTTCCCCGAAGACGAGCGTCCGTTCGAAGACGACCGTGACGAACGCATGGCGGAACGCCCCTCGATCGGCCGTGCTCTCCAGCAGGCTCGCATCGCGGCCGGGCTGACCGTCGACGACGTCAGCAACGCCACCCGGGTCCGCATCGCCATCGTGCACGCGATCGAGCAGGACGACTTCACCCCCTGCGGTGGCGATGTCTACGCCCGCGGTCACCTCCGCACCCTCGCGCGCGCCGTGCGCACCGACCCCGTCCCCCTGCTCGAGCAGTACGACGAGGCCCACGGCGGGCGGCCCGCGCCGACCCCGGCGGCCCCGATGTTCGAGGCGGAACGGATCCGTCCCGAGCGGCGCGGCCCCAACTGGACCGCCGCCATGGTCGCCGCGATCGTCGCGGTGATCGGCTTCGTCGGCTTCACCGCCTTCGACCGCGGGGACGACGGCGACGCCACGCAGGTCGCCGAGGGCTCCACGCCGACCACCAGCAAGCCCGCCTCGCCCACGCCCAAGGCCGACAAGCCCGACGCCGATCCGAAGCCCGACCCCACGGACAGCGCCATCGCGGCCGCGCCCCGCGACAAGGTGACCGTACGGGTCAGCGCCTCCGACGGCCGCAGCTGGATCTCCGCCAAGGACCACAACGGCCGGTTCCTGTGGGACGGACTCCTCAAGCAGGGCGAGTCCAAGACCTTCCAGGACGGCTCCAAGATCGACCTCGTCCTCGGTGACGCCGGGGCCGTCCAGCTCTACGTCAACGGCAAGAAGATCGAGGACGACTTCCAGCCCGGCCAGGTCGAACGCCTGACGTACACGAAGGGCGACCCCGAGGTCGGCTGA
- the rimO gene encoding 30S ribosomal protein S12 methylthiotransferase RimO encodes MPERRTVALVTLGCARNEVDSEELAGRLEADGWELVEDAEEADVAVVNTCGFVEAAKKDSVDALLEANDLKGHGRTQAVVAVGCMAERYGKELAEALPEADGVLGFDDYADISDRLQTILNGGIHASHTPRDRRKLLPISPAERQDSAAEVALPGHAPVDLPDGLAPASGPRSPLRRRLDGSPVASVKLASGCDRRCSFCAIPSFRGSFISRRPSDVLNETRWLAEQGVKEVMLVSENNTSYGKDLGDIRLLESLLPELAEVDGIERVRVSYLQPAEMRPGLIDVLTSTPKVVPYFDLSFQHSAPAVLRSMRRFGDTDRFLELLDTIRGKAPEAGVRSNFIVGFPGETEDDLAELERFLNGARLDAIGVFGYSDEEGTEAATYENKLAEDVVAERLARVSRLAEELVSQRAEERVGQTVHVLVESVDGEEGAYGRGAHQAPETDGQVLFTSGEGLSVGLVVEAKVVGTEGVDLVAEVLPGSLGSLVCTEEAAR; translated from the coding sequence ATGCCTGAACGCCGTACCGTCGCACTCGTCACTCTTGGCTGCGCCCGTAACGAGGTGGACTCGGAGGAGCTCGCAGGCCGCTTGGAGGCGGACGGCTGGGAGCTCGTCGAGGACGCCGAGGAAGCGGACGTCGCGGTCGTCAACACCTGCGGCTTCGTCGAAGCCGCCAAGAAGGACTCCGTCGATGCGCTCCTGGAGGCCAACGACCTCAAGGGCCACGGCAGAACCCAGGCCGTCGTCGCGGTCGGCTGCATGGCCGAGCGGTACGGCAAGGAGCTCGCCGAGGCGCTGCCCGAGGCCGACGGCGTGCTCGGCTTCGACGACTACGCGGACATCTCCGACCGCCTGCAGACCATTCTGAACGGCGGCATCCACGCCTCGCACACCCCGCGCGACCGGCGCAAGCTGCTGCCGATCAGCCCGGCCGAGCGCCAGGATTCGGCTGCCGAGGTCGCGCTCCCGGGGCATGCCCCCGTCGACCTTCCGGACGGCCTCGCTCCGGCCTCCGGGCCGCGTTCGCCACTGCGCCGCCGCCTGGACGGCTCGCCCGTCGCCTCCGTGAAGCTGGCCTCGGGCTGCGACCGCCGCTGCTCCTTCTGCGCCATCCCGTCCTTCCGCGGCTCCTTCATCTCCCGCCGCCCCTCGGACGTGCTGAACGAGACACGCTGGCTGGCCGAGCAGGGCGTCAAGGAGGTCATGCTGGTCTCCGAGAACAACACCTCGTACGGCAAGGACCTGGGCGACATCCGGCTCCTGGAGTCCCTGCTGCCCGAGCTCGCCGAGGTCGACGGCATCGAGCGGGTGCGTGTGAGCTACCTCCAGCCCGCCGAGATGCGGCCCGGCCTCATCGACGTGCTCACCTCCACGCCCAAGGTCGTGCCCTACTTCGACCTCTCCTTCCAGCACTCCGCCCCGGCCGTGCTGCGCTCGATGCGCCGCTTCGGCGACACCGACCGCTTCCTGGAGCTGCTCGACACCATCCGCGGCAAGGCACCCGAGGCCGGCGTGCGGTCCAACTTCATCGTGGGCTTCCCCGGCGAGACCGAGGACGACCTCGCGGAGCTGGAGCGGTTCCTGAACGGCGCGAGACTGGACGCGATCGGCGTCTTCGGGTACTCCGACGAGGAGGGCACCGAAGCGGCGACGTACGAGAACAAGCTGGCCGAGGACGTGGTGGCCGAGCGGCTCGCGCGGGTTTCGAGGCTGGCCGAGGAGCTGGTCTCGCAGCGTGCCGAGGAACGCGTCGGGCAGACCGTGCACGTGCTGGTCGAGTCGGTCGACGGCGAAGAGGGTGCCTACGGCCGCGGCGCTCACCAGGCGCCCGAGACGGACGGCCAGGTGCTGTTCACGAGCGGCGAGGGGCTGAGCGTCGGCCTTGTGGTCGAGGCCAAGGTGGTCGGCACGGAAGGCGTCGACCTGGTGGCCGAGGTGCTGCCGGGTTCGCTCGGCTCCCTCGTGTGTACTGAGGAGGCGGCCAGATGA
- the pgsA gene encoding CDP-diacylglycerol--glycerol-3-phosphate 3-phosphatidyltransferase codes for MTGAPASAAGGPPGAKGATSASGVPGAPSAAGDTRPVRGGKLGAAAVNQASLWNIANILTMVRLVLVPGFVALMLMDGGYDPVWRAWAWAAFAVAMITDIFDGHLARTYDLVTDFGKIADPIADKAIMGAALICLSSLGDLPWWVTGVILGRELGITLLRFVVIRYGVIPASRGGKLKTLTQGIAVGMYVLALEGPLATLRWWVMAAAVILTVVTGLDYVRQAIVLRRSGTAEREAAAEGAER; via the coding sequence ATGACGGGAGCCCCGGCATCCGCGGCGGGCGGCCCTCCCGGCGCCAAGGGCGCGACGAGCGCCTCCGGCGTTCCCGGCGCCCCGAGCGCTGCCGGGGATACGCGGCCCGTGCGTGGCGGGAAGCTGGGAGCTGCCGCCGTCAACCAGGCCAGCCTCTGGAACATCGCGAACATCCTGACCATGGTCCGCCTGGTCCTCGTACCGGGCTTCGTCGCGCTGATGCTCATGGACGGCGGGTACGACCCGGTCTGGCGGGCCTGGGCCTGGGCCGCCTTCGCCGTCGCCATGATCACCGACATCTTCGACGGCCACCTGGCCCGCACGTACGACCTCGTCACCGACTTCGGGAAGATCGCCGATCCCATCGCCGACAAGGCGATCATGGGTGCCGCGCTGATCTGCCTGTCCTCCCTCGGCGATCTGCCGTGGTGGGTGACGGGGGTGATCCTCGGCCGGGAACTCGGGATCACGCTTCTGCGCTTCGTCGTCATCCGGTACGGGGTCATCCCGGCGAGCCGCGGCGGCAAGCTGAAGACCCTGACCCAGGGCATCGCCGTCGGGATGTACGTCCTGGCGCTGGAGGGCCCCCTGGCCACCCTGAGGTGGTGGGTGATGGCCGCGGCGGTCATTCTGACCGTAGTCACCGGACTTGACTATGTGAGACAGGCCATTGTGCTGCGCCGGAGCGGGACCGCCGAGCGCGAAGCCGCAGCGGAGGGAGCGGAGCGTTGA
- a CDS encoding CinA family protein gives MTSTAAEVLRLLTVKGETLAVAESLTGGLVAAELTAVPGASQAFRGSVTAYATELKHQLLDVDATLLDQHGAVDPQVAVQMAEGVRKALGADWGISTTGVAGPDPQDGRPVGTVHVAVAGPGAADSGVSGGGKVSSLRLNGGRTEIRMESVRSVLALLLEELAGEQTGNERAQDTEQNGGT, from the coding sequence TTGACTTCCACGGCCGCCGAAGTGCTGCGACTACTGACAGTGAAGGGTGAGACGCTCGCTGTCGCGGAGTCGTTGACCGGCGGTCTGGTCGCGGCCGAACTCACTGCGGTCCCCGGGGCCTCCCAGGCGTTCCGGGGCTCGGTCACCGCGTACGCCACGGAGCTCAAGCACCAGTTGCTCGATGTCGACGCCACTCTCCTGGACCAGCATGGAGCGGTGGATCCGCAGGTCGCGGTGCAGATGGCGGAGGGCGTCCGCAAGGCGCTCGGCGCCGACTGGGGAATTTCGACCACCGGTGTCGCGGGCCCGGACCCCCAGGACGGCCGGCCCGTCGGCACGGTCCATGTGGCCGTCGCCGGGCCGGGCGCAGCGGATTCGGGCGTATCAGGTGGCGGGAAAGTGTCGTCGTTGCGGTTGAACGGCGGCCGGACGGAAATCCGTATGGAGAGTGTACGGAGCGTACTCGCACTGCTTCTTGAGGAGCTTGCGGGCGAACAGACCGGGAACGAGCGGGCACAGGATACGGAACAGAACGGGGGGACCTGA
- a CDS encoding helix-turn-helix domain-containing protein, producing MILLRRLLGDVLRRQRQRQGRTLREVSSSARVSLGYLSEVERGQKEASSELLSAICDALDVRMSELMREVSDELALAELAQSAAVTEPVPAPVRRPMLNSVSVAGVPPERVTIKAPAEAVDVVAA from the coding sequence ATGATTCTGCTCCGTCGCCTGCTTGGTGACGTGCTGCGTCGGCAGCGCCAGCGCCAGGGCCGTACTCTGCGCGAAGTCTCCTCGTCCGCCCGAGTCTCACTCGGCTATCTCTCCGAGGTGGAGCGGGGGCAGAAGGAGGCATCCTCCGAGCTGCTCTCCGCCATTTGCGACGCGCTGGACGTACGGATGTCCGAGCTCATGCGGGAAGTGAGTGACGAGCTCGCCCTTGCCGAGCTGGCCCAGTCCGCAGCTGTCACCGAGCCGGTGCCAGCACCAGTACGTCGACCGATGCTCAACTCCGTGTCGGTGGCCGGCGTGCCGCCGGAGCGGGTCACGATCAAGGCGCCTGCCGAAGCGGTGGACGTCGTCGCGGCCTGA
- a CDS encoding Dps family protein, whose product MYVVKSPLSEADLKTVSEALQGALVDLVDLSLVAKQIHWNVVGPRFRSVHLQLDEVVDTARLHSDTVAERASTLGVPPDGRAGTVAGSSGIGTIPDGWVKDADAVRALVDALGAVITRMRTRVESTAEADPVSQDIFIGITADLEKHHWMFQAENG is encoded by the coding sequence ATGTACGTCGTGAAGAGCCCGCTGTCCGAGGCCGATCTCAAGACCGTCTCCGAGGCGCTGCAGGGCGCCCTGGTCGATCTCGTCGACCTCTCCCTCGTGGCCAAGCAGATCCACTGGAACGTGGTCGGGCCGCGCTTCCGCTCGGTCCATCTCCAGCTCGACGAGGTCGTGGACACCGCCCGGCTGCACTCCGACACGGTCGCCGAACGCGCCTCCACCCTCGGTGTCCCGCCGGACGGGCGGGCCGGAACGGTGGCCGGGAGCAGCGGTATCGGCACAATCCCGGACGGCTGGGTCAAGGACGCGGACGCGGTGAGGGCCCTGGTGGACGCGCTCGGTGCGGTGATCACCCGGATGCGGACGCGGGTGGAGAGCACCGCGGAGGCGGATCCGGTGAGCCAGGACATTTTCATCGGGATCACGGCGGATCTTGAGAAGCACCACTGGATGTTCCAGGCGGAGAACGGGTAG
- a CDS encoding SDR family NAD(P)-dependent oxidoreductase, whose amino-acid sequence MPIPAYDLTGRTAFVTGAGSGIGRASAVLLAEAGATVHCADRDAQGLHETATLIKARNGTARTHHLDVTDRAQLTQAVASCERLHVMAAIAGIMHSSPVLETRDEDLERVWSVNFKGVLHACQAAARRMIADETRGSIVTMASGAVDTGGPGLLCYGVTKAAVVQLTKTLATEVGPHGIRVNAVAPGWIRTPMTDRHDGEAQARTESFMARLSPLSRVGEPDDIAHAVLHLASEASAFTTGQILRPNGGVAMPW is encoded by the coding sequence ATGCCCATCCCGGCGTACGACCTCACCGGCCGCACCGCGTTCGTCACCGGCGCCGGCAGCGGTATCGGCCGCGCGTCGGCCGTACTGCTCGCCGAGGCGGGCGCGACGGTGCACTGCGCGGACCGCGACGCGCAGGGCCTGCACGAGACGGCGACCCTCATCAAGGCCAGGAACGGCACCGCCCGCACCCACCACCTCGACGTCACCGACCGCGCCCAGCTGACGCAGGCCGTGGCCTCGTGCGAACGGCTCCATGTGATGGCGGCGATCGCCGGGATCATGCACAGCAGCCCGGTGCTGGAGACCCGGGACGAGGATCTCGAACGGGTGTGGAGCGTCAACTTCAAGGGTGTGCTCCACGCCTGCCAGGCGGCGGCCCGCCGGATGATCGCCGACGAGACGCGGGGCAGCATCGTCACCATGGCCTCCGGCGCCGTCGACACCGGGGGTCCGGGGCTGCTCTGCTACGGCGTGACCAAGGCGGCGGTGGTCCAGCTGACCAAGACCCTGGCGACCGAGGTAGGCCCGCACGGCATCCGCGTCAACGCGGTGGCCCCGGGCTGGATCCGTACACCCATGACCGACCGCCACGACGGCGAGGCACAGGCGCGGACGGAGTCCTTCATGGCCCGGCTGTCACCGCTCAGCCGAGTCGGCGAGCCCGACGACATCGCGCACGCCGTGCTGCACCTCGCCTCCGAGGCCTCGGCGTTCACGACGGGCCAGATCCTCCGCCCGAACGGCGGGGTGGCCATGCCCTGGTGA
- a CDS encoding DNA-formamidopyrimidine glycosylase family protein has protein sequence MPEGDTVWQAAGRLHTALAGKVLSRSDLRVPKYATADLTGRTVLEVTPRGKHLLTRIEGGLTLHSHLRMDGSWKVYANGERWRGGPAHQIRAILGNTDRTAVGYRLPVLELIRTTDEHHAVGHLGPDLLGADWDPDRALTNLLSDPTRALGEALLDQRNLAGIGNVYKSELCFLLRVTPWVPVGALPEDLAARLPALAEKLLEANRDRPIRNTTGRRHHDLFVYGRAPRPCLRCHTPVRAADQGDGSRERPTYWCPTCQSGPAPAPGSARTPRPNPRVQRRTPN, from the coding sequence ATGCCCGAAGGTGACACCGTCTGGCAAGCGGCGGGACGACTCCACACCGCCCTCGCCGGCAAGGTGCTGTCCCGCTCCGACCTACGCGTACCGAAGTACGCCACGGCCGACCTCACCGGCCGTACCGTCCTGGAGGTGACGCCCCGCGGCAAGCACCTCCTCACCCGCATCGAGGGCGGCCTGACCCTCCACTCGCACCTGCGGATGGACGGCTCCTGGAAGGTGTACGCCAACGGCGAGCGCTGGCGCGGCGGCCCGGCACACCAGATCCGCGCGATCCTGGGCAACACCGACCGCACGGCCGTCGGCTATCGCCTCCCCGTACTGGAGTTGATCCGCACCACCGACGAACACCACGCCGTCGGCCACCTCGGCCCCGACCTGCTCGGCGCGGACTGGGACCCCGACCGGGCCCTCACCAACCTCCTGAGCGACCCCACCCGTGCCCTCGGCGAGGCCCTCCTGGACCAGCGCAATCTCGCCGGTATCGGCAATGTCTACAAGAGCGAGCTCTGCTTCCTGCTCCGGGTCACCCCCTGGGTCCCCGTCGGCGCCCTCCCCGAGGACCTCGCCGCCCGGCTGCCCGCGCTCGCCGAGAAACTCCTCGAAGCCAACCGCGACCGCCCGATCCGCAACACGACAGGCCGCCGCCACCACGACCTGTTCGTGTACGGCCGGGCGCCCCGTCCCTGCCTTCGCTGCCACACCCCCGTCCGCGCGGCCGACCAGGGCGACGGCTCCCGCGAACGCCCCACCTACTGGTGCCCCACCTGCCAGTCGGGCCCGGCGCCGGCACCGGGCTCTGCCAGAACACCCCGCCCGAACCCCCGCGTTCAACGCCGTACACCCAATTGA